The region TGATCAGCCCACGGTGGTCTCCGAGGCCTTCACCGTCGTCGACGTGCCCGCGTACACGGCCCGCCAGGTGCGCTTGCCGATCTTCTTCTTGAGCAGCTGGAACTTCCCGGCCGCGTCGGTGGTGGCCGTGCCCGCGCTCACCCATTTCCCGGTGCTCAGGGCCTTGTACTGGATGGTGATCTTCTGCTGGGCGACGGGACCCCAGACCAGGTCCTGCGGGTTGAGGCTCACCCGGTACAGCCGTCCGTAGACGAGCCGCCCCGTGCCCTCCTGGTACGCGTCCACCCCGATGATCGAGTCCCGTAGCACCCGGAACGTGGCGTTGCACCTGCTCCCGTCCCGGGTGACACGGACGGTGTGCTGGCCCGCGTCGCGGTTGCGGAAGTCTTCCCGGTCGAAGACCCGTACCGGGGCCTCGTCGGTGACCTTCAGCTGAAGGCCCGCCGAGATCGATCCGGCCGAAACCGACTGCAATTTCCAGTCCTTGGCGCCGGAAACCGTGAACGTGACCTGATGCGGCTCGTCCGACACGACAGCCTGCGTGGGGGCGACGGTGCAGGTGGCCGCACCGGCCGGGGTGGCGGGGGCCACGACGGCGGTGGCGGCCAGCAGTACGGCAAAGATGCCTGATTTCTTCACGTTCGGGATCCTATGAACTCGCTGGGGCTGCCGGGGTGTAAATGACTGGACCGTTACCTGACCTGCACGTCATGCTCGACCCGAACTTACCGCTGGGGTGAGACATGACTGGGAGGTGGCAAGGTGACAGTGCAGCGTCTGGGAGAGAAGATCTTCAACTGGGCGAGCATCCTGGAGGAGAAGACGCGGGAGCAAGCCGTCCGCGCCTCCCAGATGCCCTTCATCTTCCCGCATCTCGCGTTGATGCCCGACGCCCACCTGGGCAAGGGGGCGACCGTCGGCTCGGTCATCCCGACCGACCGGGCGATCATCCCGGCCGCCGTCGGGGTGGACATCGGCTGCGGCATGATCGCGGTGCGCACGCAGTGGAGCGAGGACCAGATCCGGGCCCAGGGCGACCTGAGTGTGCTACGGATCGCGATCGAGCGCGAGATACCACTGTCGGCAGGCGGTTACAACACCGAGGCGCGCACGGTCGAGCCGGTGGTCGCGGAGCGTCTGACGGTGCTGGAGACGAAGGCCGAGAAGGCTGGTTTCGATCCCACCTCCTACACCGGGAAGTGGAAGCGGCAGCTGGGTAGCCTCGGGTCGGGTAACCACTTCATCGAGGTGACGGCGGACGAGACCGGAACCGTCTGGCTGTTCCTGCACTCGGGTTCGCGGGGCGTGGGAAACCTGATCGCGCAGAAGCACATCAAGGTGGCCCGGGCCCAGATGGAGAAGTGGCACATCATCCTGCCCGACCTCGACCTGGCCTACCTGGTGCAGGACACGGACGAGTTCTGGTCGTACATCAACCAGATGCGCTGGGCGCAGGACTTCGCGCTGGCCAACCGGGAGGAGATGATGCACCGGCTGATGCTGTGCGTCGCCGACTTCATGGGTGAGCCGGTGCAGGACCTCGAGCTGATCAACTGCCATCACAATTTCACGCAGCAGGAGAACCACTACGGCAAGAACCTCTGGATCAGCCGGAAGGGTGCGATCCAGGCCGACGAGGGCCGGCCGGGCCTGATCCCGGGGTCGATGGGCACGGCCAGCTACGTGGTGACGGGCAAGGGCAACAAGCTCTCGCTCAACTCCTCGCCGCACGGTGCGGGCCGGAACTTCTCCCGTACCGCGGCCCGGAAGAAGTTCAGCATCGACGACCTGCGGGTCGCGATGAAGGGCATCGAGTACCGGGACACGGACGCGTTCATCGACGAGATCCCGGCAGCGTACAAGGACATCGACCAGGTGATGGCCGACGCCGCCGACCTGGTCGAGGTGCAGCACACGCTGCACCAGATCCTGAACGTCAAGGGAGACTGACAAACACCGCAGGGTGGACGTCTGTGCGTACGTGCGCACAGACGTCCACCATGCGTGTCGGGCAGGGTCTGTCAGGCCGGGGTCGTCGGTAGCCGCCGGAGGTCGAGCTCCGGCAGCGGCACCGGCTGCCCGTAGAGCGGCCCCTGGCCCTGGTGTACTCCCAGGCCACCCAGCCGGTCGGCCTGCTCCTGGTGATCGACGCCGTCGGCGATCAGGAGCAGATCCAGGCCCGGGGTCATGGCGATCGTGCCGGCCAGCACCCGGGCGGCCCGGCTCTGCGGATCGGCCGTGGTCAGCGACTCGTCCAGCACGATCGAGCCGATGGGCAGGTGGGTCAGGAGACCCAGCCCGCTCGGACCCGAGCCGAATGCGTCCAGGCCGATGCCCACGCCGAGATCGGTGATGCGGCCGAGAATGCCGGCCGCAGCGGGCAGGTCGTTCACCGGGCGGGTCTCGGTGAGGTGCAGCACCAGGGCTCGGCCGGGCAGTTCGTGGCGTCGCAGGGTGCGCTCGACCACGATCGCGAGGCGCTCGTCGGTGATGTACGACGCGTTCAGCGGCACGTGGGCGGTGAGGGTGTCCCAGGCCGGGGCCTTGCGCAGCAGGGCGATGTCGTGGCAGATCGCGTCGAAGAGGCGCTCTTCCAGCGCTCTTCGGAGACCGGCGTGCTCGGCGGCGGCCATCAGTGAGTCCGGGGTCATCAGGCCGTGCACCGGGTGGCGCCACCGCACCGTTGACGAGAGAGCTTGCAGTTTACCGGTCTTCAGGTCGATCACCGGGCGGTACAGCACGTCGATGTGGTCGAGCGAGAGCGTGGCCAGCTGTTCGGCGCGCTCCAGGGTGTCGTCGGTCGGGCCATCTGGATCGTCAGGATCAACAGCATCAACAGAGGACGAGGCGATCGCTCCGGCGCTCGGTCTCGCTTTCTGCTTCAGTTCGGTGGCCCGGCTGAACGGGATGATCTCGGCCTCCGGCCGGGTGCCGGCGCGCACTTCGGCCTCGATCTGTAGCGCCTCGAAAGCACGCATCTGCGCGGCATTCCGTTCGGACGCGCGGCGCTCGGACTCCTCGTACTCGGCCATCCAGCGCTCGGTGTCGCGTTGCGTGGCGGCGACGAGTTTCTCCTTCTCCGCCTCCTTCGCGTCTTCCGGCGAGGGCACCGGCCTGGGCGGCTCCGGCCGGGCCTGGCCGGACGCGCGGTAGACGGCGGCCGGGGTGGTCAGCCCGCCGGTCACCGGACGGGACCCGGGGCGGGGGATCGGCCCGGTCTGCGGGTCCATCACGCGGGGCAGCCCGGGAGGGGGAGCCGGTGAGCCGACCGGTGGCGGCGGTGCCGCGTCCTGCGCTCGTTGTTGTTCCGGGACGGTCTGTTCCGGAGGTGCCGCCGGGTCGAACAGGGGCAGGTAACGGTCCTGGCCGGTGCGATCGCCGGAACCGGTGCGGAAGGTGACCAACTGGTTCTTGCCTCGTCTCTTGGCCGCGTACATCGCTTGGTCGACGCCCGCGAGCAGACTTTCGGGGGATGCGTCGGGGGCCACCCGGTCCAGCACGGCGACTCCGACGCTGGCCCCGACCCGCACCCGTGCCTCCTGGCCGTGATGCGTGAGCTGAAAAGGTTTTCCGACCGACGCGAGGATCCGGCGCCCGATCACGTCGGGCCCCTCGGTGGCGTCTTCCATCAGGACGGCGAACTCGTCGCCGCCCAGCCGGGCGACCGTGTCACCGGGGCCCACACAGTCTCGCAGCCGGTCGCCCACCGCGCGCAGCAGGTCGTCGCCGACGGTGTGGCCGAGGCGGTCGTTCACCGCCTTGAAGTCGTCGAGATCGCAGAAGAGCAGACCGAGGGGCCGCCCGCCCCGGATGGCATGGCGCAGTCGCTGATCGAACAGCGCGCGATTGGGGAGACCGGTGAGGGAATCGTGGAAGGCCTGGGCGCGCAGCCGATCCTGGCTCTCACGCAACTCGGCCACCAGACGGACGTTGTCCAGCCCGGTGGACAGCTGCCGCAGCACGACGGCCACCACCAGAGCGGTGGCCAGGGCGGTCTCGACCGGATCGAGAGTCGACCGGGTCAACAGCTGCCCGGCCACCAGGAAGGAGGCGAGTGTCAGTGGCAGGTAGGGCAGCCGGTGGAAGAGACGGTCCAGGGGCGCGGTGCCGGGTGTTGTGCTGGGCGTTTTGCTGGGCGTTGTGCCGGGCGGGTTCCCGGGGTGGCGTGGACGGGTATCGGTGAGGGCCCCGCCGGCGACGAGAACCAAGCCGGCGAGAACGGTCAGGTCGATCAGGGTCTGCGCCACGGGGGTGGCGGGGCGGCCCGCGTGACTGTCGGCCACCGCGACGGCCACCAGCCCGAAGCCGAGCAGGGCCGGTGCCGGGGTGTGGTCCGGAGCGTGGTCCCGGGAACGGGCACGGTCAGGGGTGCGGAAGAGGGCGATCAGGAGCACCAGCACGACGAGCGCGAGGTCGGCCAGCGAGGCGGTGAGTTGGAGGGCGCCCTCCCGGACCGCGGAGCGCAGCGAGGTGACCCAGAAGAGCAGGAACAGCGAGCCGATCACGACGATCGTGTCGAGCGCGAACACGACCTGGGCGAACGGGCGGCCAGCCTTCTCGGCCGGCCGGTGGCGGTGCGGCGAGGGACGGTGCGACGACCGACGGAGCGTGGACCGACGGGACGGCGCGGTCCGGAGCGCGGGGAGGACCAGTGCGGGGAGGCCGAGTGCGGGCAGGGCGAGTGCGGGCAGGGCGAGCACGGGCAGAACCAGCCGGCCGGCGTCGGCCAGGGCGGGGGAGCCGACGTGGTGACCGATCAGCTGGGTCGTGGTCCAGATACCCGTGCCGCCGGCCAGCAGGAGGCGCCAGTTACGGTCGCCGGCCGGGCCACGGGCTGCGGGGCGCCAGGTGTGCAACAGGCAGCCCGTGGCCAGGCCGCCGGCGAGCACCCGGTTCACGTCGTCGAGCGTGTGGTCGGCGAAGTCGTCGAGCAGGCCGGTGAGGGAGATGACGGTGAGACCGGCGAGGGCCATCCCGACGATCGTGACGATGCCGGTGACCGGCAGGCCGAACCTGGTCACGCCCGACGGGTTCACGCCCGCCTGATTCAACCCCGGCAAGGGGGCGCTGCCGGGAGGGCCGTCGGTGACCGCGGGGGAGAGGGCATCAGGTATCGAACGGCCAGGTATCGAGCCCACGCTGCCCTCCCTCGCCCTGGCCGGTTACACCGAGTGCAGCTTCGAACACAGCATAAGGAGTGAATGCGGTCCGATGCCCGATAAACCCGAAAGAGTTTTATACCGGACGCGGGTCACCCCGGCCGTTTCCGCGCGGACTTCCGGGTATGCGGGCGGGTGCGGTGTGGTAGCGGCCTGACCGCGGTGGGCAACAGTTGGCGATCGGCCGGGCCGGGCGGCCCCTCCCTTGCCCAAGGCTGTCGGTGCCTGCCCGTAGGCTGTGCCGCGCAGATCTTCGAGGTGATGTCGGCCTTGCGGGTGTGTGACCGGGGGAGATCGTCGGAGGAGGAACTACAGGTGGGAGAGAACCCGGTGGGCGGCGCACGGGTGCTCAACATCCCTAACCTGCTCAGTTTCGGCCGTCTGATGCTCGTTCCGGTGTTCGCCGTGCTGATCGTGACCGGCCATGTCGGCTGGGCGATCGCCGTGCTCGTGGTCAGTGGTTTCACCGACTACCTCGACGGCACGCTGGCGCGGCGCTGGGGGCAGACCACCCGGCTCGGGCAGATGCTCGACCCGATCGCCGACCGTCTCTACATCCTCACCACCCTGCTGGGCCTGGCCTACCGTGAGGTGATCCCGTGGTGGCTGGTGCTGCTGCTGATCGCCCGCGACGCGGTACTCGTCGGCTCACTGCTGCTGATGACGGCCGACGAGCGGCGCCCGCTGGAGGTCAGCTTCCTCGGCAAGGCCGCCACCGCCTGCCTGCTCTACGCCTTCCCCCTGCTGCTGCTCGGTGACGTCGACGGCCGGGTCGCCGATGTCGCGCAGCCCGTCGGCTGGGCCTTCGCCTGGTGGGGCACGTCGCTGTACTGGTGGTCGGCCCTGCTGTACCTGCGTCAGGCGTCCGCCGTGCTGGCCCGCCGCGACCGGCTGCGCACGCGTCCGCCCGGCAGTTCGTCAGCCGCTACCGCTCCGGGCCGCAATGCCGGAAAGACTGCCGGCAAGACCGCTGGAAAGACCGCCGGATGACGGCCACTCCCTCCCGGCCGCTCGACGCCTCGATGACGCTGCTGCGTGAGGTGATGGAGCGGCCGCTCGATCCCGGCTACGCGGCGGCGGCGTCGCACCCGCACCCACGTACCCGGGTGCGCACCGCCCTGACGCTGGTGCTCTCGATCGTCGCGGGCGCCGGGTTCGTCGTGGCGGTCGGCTCGATCCGGGTGCCGCAGCGTGAGTCGGAGAAGGTCAGCCAGGAGCTGCGGCAGGAGATCGAGCGTCGCGGCGATGCGGTCGACCAGCAGGAGCAGCGCAACGCCGACCTGTCCGCCTCGATCACGGCGTCGCAGCAGGCGCTGCTCGGTACCCGGGGCGCGGCCCTCAGCCGGCAGGTGCGCGACCTCGGGGCCCTGACCGGGGAGATCGCGGTCGGTGGCAAGGGCCTGACGGTCACGCTCGACGACGCGCCCGGCCGCGAGGAGGTCGGCGGCGACCCCCGTTCCGACACCGACTACTACGAGGGCGTGGTGCTCGACGCCGACGTGCAGGTGGTGGTCAACGGGCTGTGGGCCGCCGGGGCCGAGGCGATCTCGATCAACGGTGAGCGACTGACAGCCGTGTCGGCGATCCGCTCGGCCGGCGAGGCCATCCTCGTCGACTTCCGTCCACTCGTGCCGCCGTACGTCGTGTCGGTGATCGGTGACCAGGCGAAGCTGCAGACCGGCTTCGCCGAGGGCCCGGCCGGGCCGTACGTGCAGTCACTGCGTGACAACAACGGCATCAAGGTCGACATCGCCCGGGCAGACGACCTGACCCTGCCCGGGGCCGGTCAGTTCGTGCTGCGGAAGGCTGACCCGGTAGAAGAGAGCCCCGCACCGGAAGCATCAGACACTGGAGGACACACGTGATCGCGGCGATCGGTCTGCTCATCGGGGTGGTGGCCGGCCTCGTGCTGCAGCCCGAGGTCCCGCTCTGGTTGCAGCCCTACCTCCCGATCGCCGTGGTGGCGGCGCTGGACGCGGTGTTCGGCGGTGTGCGGGCCCTGCTCGACGGCATCTTCGACGACCGGGTCTTCATCGTGTCGTTCCTGTCCAACGTGGTCGTGGCCGCGCTGATCGTGTTCCTGGGTGACCACCTGGGTGTCGGCGCGCAGTTGTCCACCGGCGTCGTGGTGGTGCTGGGCATCCGGATCTTCTCCAACGCGGCCGCGATCCGCCGGCACATCTTCAAGGCCTGAGATGACGACCGACGATGGGAACACCCAGAATCAGCAAGACCCTCAGGACCACGAGGACACCCGACCGATCCCCGTGACTCCCGCGACCCCGGCGCCCCCCGCGACCCCGGCAGGCCGGGCCCGGCCCGGCTCTGACCCGGGGGCCGTGGCGGCAGGTGAACCCGACCCCACCCGAAGGGACGCGGAGAGCGGCGTGAACGAGGACGACCCGGAACGGTCCGCTGCGTCCGGGGAGCCGGCCCCCCAGGACGGCCCGGGGCTCAGCCGCCCGGAGTCGGGTCGCCCAGGGGCCGGTCGCCCGGAGCCCGATCGCGAAGGCCCCGATCTCCCCGGGCTTCGTCCAGAGCTTCGTCCCGGGCTTCGTCCTTCAGCCGGCCGGACACGGGTGATCCGGCCCGCGGGCGGGCGTCGTCCCGCGCAGTCGCACTCGTCCGGGAGCTCGGGTTCGGGGCGCCTGGCGCCAGGAAACCCGGCCGCCGAGGAACCGCGGTCCGCAAGCCCGGAGCCCGGAAGTCCGGTGCCCAGGAACCAGGAGCCTGGACGTCCGGTGTCCGGTAGCCCGGAGTCCGGAAGTTCGGTGCCCAGGAACCAGGAGCCCGGACAGCCGGTGTCCGGAAGCCCGGAGCCCGGACAGCCGGCACGGTCGGTGCGACCCGACCCGGCCGCCTCGTCCGGTAGAGCTCGGGACGAGAGGGCTCCCGGGGAGGTGCGCACTTCGTCCACCATGGGGGCCACCCAGGGGACCGGGCCTACCGACCCCGACACCACTCAACCCGCAACTCAGCCCGCAACTCAGCCCGCACCGACCCGGGGTGAGGACCCCCGGCCGTCACAGGCCCCGTCCACCGTTCGGGCCGGCTCTGCCATGGCCGACGCCGGATCCGCACTGCCGGAGGGCGGTGGTTCGGAGCCGCTGCGCGGCAGCGATGCTGAATCCGCGGCGCAGCCGGAACCGGTCAGCCCACGGGCCCGGCCGGCCCCACTGACCCGGCTGACGAGGGGGCAGCTGCTGGCGGCCCTTCTGCTGGCGGCGCTCGGGTTCGGGCTGGTGGTGCAGGCGAACCAGACGAAGTCCGGTGACCTCTCGTCGCTGAGTCAGAGCGAGCTCGTGCGCATCCTCGACGACGTCAGCAGACAGGGCGAACGGCTCGACGCCGAGGCCCGCGACCTGGAGCAGACCCAGAGTGACCTGCGGTCCGGCACCGACCGGGCGGCCGCGGCGGAGAAGGCGACCCGCGAGCGCCTGAGTGTGCTGGGAATCCTCGCGGGGACCGAGCCGGCGCAGGGGCCGGGGATCACGATCAAGATCGAGGACCCGCAAGCTCTGGTCGATTCGGCCACGCTGCTCGACACTGTGCAGGAACTGCGGGACGCGGGGGCCGAGGCGATCCAGTTCGGGCAGGTGAGAGTGGTGGCGAGTACCTCTTTCACCGACCCGGACACGGGCGGCGCCATCGTCACGGACGGCGTCGAGCAGTCACCGCCCTACCGGATCGTCGCCATCGGTGATCCGGCCACCATGGAGTCTGCCCTGAACATCCCCGGTGGCGTGCTGGAGACGCTGCACCAGGTGGGTGCTAGCGGTACGGTTGCGCGCAGGCAAGATCTCACCGTGTCCGCGGTGCGAGAGGTCACCAGCCCGACCTACGCCGTGCCCCGTACCGAGAACTGAGAAAGGACCATGAGGACGCAGTGAGCGATTTCGAGTACCCCGACGACCTGAAGTACACCACCGACCATGAGTGGGTAAAGGTCGACGGCAATGTCGTCCGGGTCGGCATCACCGCGTTCGCCCAGGAGGCGCTCGGTGACATCGTCTATGTCACCCTGCCCGACCAGGACGCGCAGGTGGAGTCCGGCACGACGTGCGGCGAGGTGGAGTCCACCAAGAGCGTGAGCGACGTGTACGCCCCGGTGACGGGTACGGTGACGCAGCGGAACGAGTCGCTCGACACCACACCTGAGCTGGTCAATTCCGACCCGTACGGCGAGGGCTGGATGTTCGAGGTCACCGTGCCGGACGCGACAGCCCTCACGGGTTTGCTCAGCGCGGCCGAGTACCAGTCCCAGCTCGACTGAGGACTAGCCACGTTCGGGTTTCGCGTTCGCCGGCACAAGGCGAGCCCCGCGGTCGTTCAGGAAGTCTCCCCGGAGATTCCCGAGCAGACCGACGGGGGACAGGGGACGACGCACATGCCTCGACCAACAGGTGAGGGTTACGCTAATCAAGATGTCACGAGACAGGAGATCGAGATGTCGGAACCGAGGTTCCTGAGCGGTCAGGGGCCGGAGGGCGCCAGCAGTGGGCAGTACGACACCACCCCTCTGGTCGAGACGACGATCTCCATTGCCGGTCTGCCCGGGCTGACCGGCAATGATGACGACCGGCCCACGGGGCTCTCCGGTGCGGAGCAGGCCGCGGTCGATGCACTGCCCGAGGCCTCGGCGCTGCTGGTGGTGCAGCGGGGGCCGAACGCGGGGGCCCGCTTCCTGCTGAACGCCGAGCGCACCAGCGCCGGTCGCCGGCCGGCCAGCGACATCTTCCTGGACGACGTCACCGTGTCCCGCAAGCACGCCGAGTTCGTCCGGCGGGACGGCGGCTTCTACGTTCGCGACGCCGGCAGCCTCAACGGCACCTACGTGGGTGGCGACCGGATCGACGAGGCGCTGCTGAAGGACGGCGACGAGGTCCAGATCGGCAAGTACCGGCTGGTCTTCCACCCCAGCCGCCGTACGCCCTGAAGCCGCCGTGGTGAGCGCGGCAGCGAGGGGCCGCGCGAGCGGTCCGGCCGGCAATCCGGCAGGCCGGACCGACCGGGCGGCGGCCCCTCGGGCGATGAGTATCGGAGCGGTGCTGGAACTGCTGCGGCAGGACTTCCCTGACATCTCGATCTCGAAGATCCGTTATCTGGAGGACCAGGGGCTGGTCGAACCTCAGCGCACAGCTGCGGGGTACCGGAAGTTCACCCCCGGGCACGTCGACCGCCTGCGGTACGTGCTCGGGGTGCAACGTGACCACTACATGCCGCTGCGGGTGATCCGCGAACACCTCGACGCCGTGGATGCGGGTCTGGAGCCACCGGTCGGCCGGTTCGGTGCGGGTGTGGCCCAGGGCTCGTTCGCGCCACGACTGGTCGAGGTGGTGCCCGAGGAACCCCGGCCGCAACCGCAGCGCCGGTTCAGCCGGGCCCAGGTCCTGTTGGCGGCCGAGATCGACGACGACATGCTGACGGCACTGCAGGCGCACGGTCTGGTCACGCCCCGGCCCTCCGGGCAGTTCGACGCGGACGCGATCGCGGTGGCCCGCACGGCGGGTGAACTGGCCGTGTTCGGGATCGAGCCCCGTCACCTGCGGGCCTTCCGCACGACCGCCGACCGTGAGGCCGGGCTGATCGAGCAGGTGACGAACCCGATCCGGGCCCGGGGCGACGGTTCCGGGGCCCGGGCCGACGACGTGGCGCAGGAGCTGTCCAGCCTGACCGTGCAGCTGCACGCGGCGCTGCTGAAGGCGGCGCTGGAGCGCGGCCAGTCCTGAGCCTCCCATGGCTCTAATTTCACCGAAAACGTCTCTCGGTCGCCGCGCCGCGCGGCGCCGGGGTACGTTTGCGGGGTGCGGGAGCTTGATGTGGTTGGTGTCAGGGTCGAGGTTCCCTCGAACAACCCGATCGTGCTGCTCAAGGAGCGGGACGGGGATCGCTATCTCCCGATCTGGGTCGGGGCGCCTGAGGCGAATGCGATCGCGAACGCCCAGCAGGGGCTGGTGCCACCGCGACCACTGACGCACGACCTGATGAAAGACGTGATCGAGGCCCTCGGCCGGCGGCTCTCCGAGGTGCGCATCGTCGCCCTGAAGGAGAACGTCTTCCACGCCGAGCTGGTCTTCGACGGAGGGCTGACCGTGAGCTCCCGGTCGTCCGACGCGATCGCACTGGCGCTGCGCGTCGGCTGCCCGATCGTAGGGGCGGAAGAGGTGCTGGAGGCCGGTGGCGTCTCGGTGCCCGACGAGGACGAGGACGAGGTGGAGAAGTTCCGCGAGTTCCTCGACAACATCTCGCCGGAAGACTTCGGCGAAGGTGGACAGGGCTCCGAGAACTCCTGAGCGGTCCGGCTTCACCGCTGCGGCGGGCAGCGGCAGCGTCGGTTCCGTGTCAACGCGCCACCCCTGCCGAGGCGGTACCGAAGAGGTCTCGGCCAGGACACCGGCGGGTGTCGGGGTGTTCCGATTGGTCCGAAAGAGGGGTGATCTGCCGACACGCCGCCCCCCTCGGATGCCGCCTCGTTGACGACGCCGGGTGCGCAGCCTACGGTTCAAATGAAACGACCCCGGTGTAGTTCTCCCGCTGCGATCCGTCTCCCTCGGACCAGCGTGCCGGACTAGGAACGTTGAATGGAGCCGCCGTGAGCGAGCGTAGCGAGCGAGATGCTGTGCCCGGTCACGTCGTCGCGCAGGCGCAGGGCATGCTCTTCACCGACGACCTGCCCGAGCTCGACGAGGAGGCCGGTTACCGCGGTCCGATCGCCTGCCGTGCTGCGGGAATCACCTACCGCCAGCTCGACTACTGGGCCCGCACCGGGTTGGTGCAGCCGACCGTCCGCAACGCGACCGGCTCGGGTACGCAACGGCTCTACAGCTTCCGCGACGTGCTCGTGCTCAAGGTGGTCAAGCGCCTTCTGGACACCGGTGTCTCGCTGCAGCAGATCCGCATCGCGGTGAACCACCTGCGTGACCACGGAGTGGAAGACCTGGCCCAGATCACCCTGATGAGTGACGGCGCCAGCGTCTACGAGTGCACCTCGGCGGACGAGGTCATAGATCTCGTCCAGGGCGGTCAGGGCGTCTTCGGCATCGCCGTCGGCCGGGTCTGGCGTGAGGTCGAGGGCACCCTCGCCGAGCTGCCCGCCGAGCGCGTGGGTGGCGACACGACCACCGGCACCAGCGACGACGAGCTCTCGGCCCGCCGCCGCCAGCGGGCCATCAGCTAGCCGACCGACAGATCAGCAGAAGAGCCCCGGGTCCGGTACCCCGGGGCTCTTCTGCTTTGCCGTGCTCAGACGGTGTGGACGTTCTCAGGCGGTGTTGCCGGCCTCAGGTAGGGCTGGCCTCAGGCAGGGCTGGCCTCAGCCGGTGCGGAGCTCACCTCGGCCGACGCCGGGCGCCGCCCCCGGGTGTTGGCGCGCAGCACGCGGGCCAGGTGGGCGTCGAAAGCATGCGCCAGTTCCTGTGCCGGGGCACCGGGCCAGCGGTGGATCGGCTGGCTCGCCCCCTGGGCCTGCTGCAGGGCGCTGCGCTCGCGGATGGACGGGCCCAGCACCAGCGGGCCGAACATGTCGGAGAGCTCCTGCAGGCGGTAGCGGTGCTCGGGGGAGCGCTCGCGGTACCGGTTCACCACCACGCCCAGCGGCTGCAGGGTCGGGGCGATGTTGCGCCGTACCTCGTCGATCGCGTGCAGGGCCCGGTCGGCGGCGGTCACGGAGAACAGCGCGGGTTCGGACACCACCAGGGCTCGCTGGCTCGCGGCCAGGCCGGAGCGGGTGATCGTGCCCAGTGACGGCGGGCAGTCGATGAGGACGAGCTGGTAGCCCTCGAGCTGGTGGATCGCGTGCGAGAGCCGGGC is a window of Kineosporia sp. NBRC 101731 DNA encoding:
- a CDS encoding MerR family transcriptional regulator, encoding MSIGAVLELLRQDFPDISISKIRYLEDQGLVEPQRTAAGYRKFTPGHVDRLRYVLGVQRDHYMPLRVIREHLDAVDAGLEPPVGRFGAGVAQGSFAPRLVEVVPEEPRPQPQRRFSRAQVLLAAEIDDDMLTALQAHGLVTPRPSGQFDADAIAVARTAGELAVFGIEPRHLRAFRTTADREAGLIEQVTNPIRARGDGSGARADDVAQELSSLTVQLHAALLKAALERGQS
- a CDS encoding bifunctional nuclease family protein; the protein is MRELDVVGVRVEVPSNNPIVLLKERDGDRYLPIWVGAPEANAIANAQQGLVPPRPLTHDLMKDVIEALGRRLSEVRIVALKENVFHAELVFDGGLTVSSRSSDAIALALRVGCPIVGAEEVLEAGGVSVPDEDEDEVEKFREFLDNISPEDFGEGGQGSENS
- a CDS encoding MerR family transcriptional regulator, which produces MLFTDDLPELDEEAGYRGPIACRAAGITYRQLDYWARTGLVQPTVRNATGSGTQRLYSFRDVLVLKVVKRLLDTGVSLQQIRIAVNHLRDHGVEDLAQITLMSDGASVYECTSADEVIDLVQGGQGVFGIAVGRVWREVEGTLAELPAERVGGDTTTGTSDDELSARRRQRAIS
- a CDS encoding ParA family protein; the encoded protein is MCSLKGGVGKTSVVLGLASAALARGVPTLVVDIDPQADATLGLDITAEITTNVATVMGASRRNAQKVNVVPSGWATGDGTLDVLPGSHDMAALDRPTGSERTLARLSHAIHQLEGYQLVLIDCPPSLGTITRSGLAASQRALVVSEPALFSVTAADRALHAIDEVRRNIAPTLQPLGVVVNRYRERSPEHRYRLQELSDMFGPLVLGPSIRERSALQQAQGASQPIHRWPGAPAQELAHAFDAHLARVLRANTRGRRPASAEVSSAPAEASPA